The following proteins are encoded in a genomic region of Alistipes shahii WAL 8301:
- a CDS encoding IS3 family transposase has translation MAGLSRGAHCPRERERAQAIEGLRPQCRLSVLLKAAGMARSTFYYHFRKSKQPDKYAREKESIIRLYHEHKGRYGYRRITVEMNKIGYAINHKTVLKLMNICGIKSQVRLRKYCSYKGQIGRIAPNLLQRDFAAEKPNQKWVTDLTEFSVCGVKLYLSPIMDLYNREIISYKIAERPNFMQIMKMLDDAFARIPDSPGIVLHSDQGWQYQMKQYQLRLRQKGITQSMSRKGNCLDNAAMESFFGLLKSELLYLQKFSSIDHFRKELEEYIDYYNNKRIKKYLNNMSPVQYRTHAI, from the coding sequence ATTGCAGGCCTTAGTCGAGGAGCGCATTGTCCGCGAGAGCGGGAAAGAGCCCAAGCCATCGAAGGACTAAGGCCGCAGTGCCGGCTTTCAGTATTGCTCAAAGCCGCAGGGATGGCGCGAAGCACATTTTATTATCACTTCAGAAAATCAAAACAACCCGATAAATATGCTCGCGAAAAAGAGAGTATTATAAGGTTATATCACGAACATAAGGGGCGTTATGGTTATCGGCGCATTACCGTTGAAATGAATAAGATCGGATATGCGATAAATCACAAAACCGTACTTAAGCTGATGAATATTTGCGGGATAAAAAGTCAGGTCAGGCTCCGTAAATACTGTTCATACAAAGGACAGATCGGACGGATAGCGCCCAATCTTCTGCAACGCGACTTTGCAGCCGAAAAACCGAATCAGAAGTGGGTTACTGACCTTACGGAATTTTCGGTTTGCGGCGTAAAGTTATATCTATCGCCGATTATGGACTTATATAACCGGGAGATTATTAGCTATAAAATAGCTGAACGCCCTAACTTTATGCAGATCATGAAGATGCTGGACGATGCGTTTGCCAGAATACCGGATTCTCCGGGTATTGTCTTGCATTCCGACCAGGGCTGGCAGTATCAGATGAAGCAGTATCAGCTCCGTTTAAGACAGAAAGGTATTACACAGAGCATGTCGCGCAAGGGTAACTGTCTGGATAACGCTGCTATGGAAAGTTTCTTTGGATTATTGAAGTCCGAATTATTATATTTGCAAAAATTCTCATCCATAGACCATTTCCGAAAAGAATTGGAAGAATATATCGACTACTACAATAACAAGCGGATAAAGAAATACTTAAACAACATGAGCCCGGTACAATACCGAACTCATGCCATCTAA
- a CDS encoding helix-turn-helix domain-containing protein: MKYNYEIRLKAVKLVLEGGLSVREAGCHLGCGRSQVHLWVTLFERHGLAGLKLRHGSYSAEFKLSVLKHMHQNHLSLLETAVHFGIPGPFVIRQWERLYQNQGAEGLRRKPQRRRPAMSKSKTKKVKLKTTPHEELLKELEYLRAENAYLKKLQALVEERIVRESGKEPKPSKD; encoded by the coding sequence ATGAAATATAATTATGAGATTCGTTTAAAGGCCGTAAAACTGGTACTCGAAGGCGGACTTTCGGTTAGGGAAGCCGGATGTCACTTGGGCTGTGGCCGCTCGCAAGTTCACTTGTGGGTAACATTATTCGAGCGCCATGGCCTTGCCGGCCTTAAGCTGCGCCACGGTAGCTACAGTGCAGAATTTAAGTTGTCAGTTTTGAAGCATATGCACCAAAATCATCTATCTTTGCTGGAGACAGCAGTGCATTTCGGCATTCCGGGCCCTTTTGTTATTCGTCAATGGGAGCGGCTCTATCAAAACCAAGGTGCTGAAGGCCTGCGGCGTAAACCGCAAAGAAGGAGGCCGGCCATGAGTAAATCGAAGACTAAAAAAGTCAAACTCAAAACGACTCCGCACGAAGAGTTGCTTAAGGAACTGGAGTATCTTCGTGCCGAGAATGCTTACTTAAAAAAATTGCAGGCCTTAGTCGAGGAGCGCATTGTCCGCGAGAGCGGGAAAGAGCCCAAGCCATCGAAGGACTAA
- a CDS encoding DUF1896 domain-containing protein: MNNKKKNEGQTDFSYYGLYLLDYLRTNKFEQASDAAFIRERADRAAEMYEKARLEGYATDGAQELAMDTLLRGLRYSRYAILREVVENEFSDEVPEEKREAFIHKLLPLVGNVFSVYDLSDDNFALSSDYDLLYTELTGATVLYIGEYGV; this comes from the coding sequence ATGAACAACAAGAAGAAAAACGAGGGTCAGACCGACTTTTCCTATTACGGTCTGTACCTGCTGGACTATCTCCGCACGAACAAGTTTGAACAGGCATCCGATGCCGCCTTCATACGGGAACGGGCCGACCGTGCCGCCGAAATGTATGAAAAGGCACGGCTCGAAGGCTATGCAACCGACGGTGCGCAGGAGCTGGCGATGGACACGCTGCTGCGCGGGCTGCGCTACTCCCGGTACGCCATCCTCCGTGAAGTCGTGGAGAACGAGTTTTCCGACGAAGTGCCGGAAGAGAAGCGTGAAGCCTTTATCCATAAACTCCTGCCGCTTGTCGGCAACGTGTTCTCCGTCTATGACCTCTCGGACGACAATTTCGCCCTGTCTTCCGATTACGACCTGCTCTACACGGAGCTGACGGGGGCAACCGTCCTTTATATCGGGGAATATGGCGTTTAA
- a CDS encoding type IA DNA topoisomerase: MKTIIAEKPSVAREIARIVGATKREEGYFEGGGYAVTWAFGHLVQLAMPDGYGVRGFVRDNLPIIPDTFTLVPRQVRTEKGYKPDSGVVSQIKVIKRLFDTSDQIIVATDAGREGELIFRYLYHYTGSTTPFVRLWISSLTDKAIREGLRNLEDGSKYDNLYLAAKARSESDWLVGINGTQALSIAAGHGTYSVGRVQTPTLAMVCERYWENRRFTPEAFWQLHIATDGCGGEVVKFSSSEKWKEKEPAMELYNKVKAAGSATVTKAERKEKTEETPLLYDLTTLQKEANAKHGFTAEQTLEIAQKLYEKKLITYPRTGNRYIPEDVFAEIPKLLAFIGTQPEWKDKVRAKAAPTRRSVDGGKVTDHHALLVTGEKPLFLSKEDGIIYQMIAGRMIEAFSEKCVKDVTNITVECAGVEFIVKGSVIRQAGWRAVYGEDKEETTIPGWQEGDTLTLKASSITEGKTKPKPLHTEATLLAAMETAGKEIEDDALRQAMKDCGIGTPATRAAIIETLFKRGYMERCKKSLVPTEKGLALNSVVKTMRIADVAMTGEWEKELARIERGELSADTFRKEIEAYTREITSELLSCDKLFAHKDSGCACPKCGTGRMRFYGKVVRCDNTECGLPVFRLKAGRTLSDDEIKDLLTDGHTKLLKGFKSKQGKSFDAIVAFDGEYNTTFVFPEKKSKASSPKKRK, encoded by the coding sequence ATGAAGACAATCATTGCAGAAAAGCCCTCCGTGGCACGTGAAATCGCCCGCATCGTGGGCGCGACAAAGAGAGAGGAAGGATATTTCGAGGGAGGCGGCTATGCCGTGACATGGGCATTCGGACACCTCGTCCAGCTTGCCATGCCCGACGGCTACGGCGTGCGCGGATTTGTCCGTGACAACCTCCCGATTATCCCCGACACCTTCACGCTCGTCCCCCGTCAGGTCAGGACGGAGAAAGGTTACAAGCCCGACAGCGGCGTGGTGTCGCAGATAAAAGTCATCAAACGGCTGTTCGACACCAGCGACCAAATCATTGTGGCGACCGATGCCGGGCGCGAGGGTGAACTTATCTTCCGATACCTCTACCACTACACGGGCAGCACCACTCCTTTCGTGCGCCTGTGGATCAGCTCGCTCACCGACAAGGCTATCCGTGAGGGGTTGCGCAACCTCGAAGACGGCAGCAAGTATGACAACCTCTACCTCGCCGCCAAAGCGCGGAGCGAATCCGACTGGCTCGTGGGCATCAACGGTACGCAGGCACTTTCCATCGCCGCCGGACACGGCACGTATTCAGTCGGACGGGTGCAGACACCCACGCTGGCGATGGTGTGTGAACGCTACTGGGAAAACCGCCGTTTCACGCCCGAAGCCTTCTGGCAGCTCCATATCGCGACGGACGGTTGCGGTGGCGAGGTCGTGAAGTTCTCATCTTCCGAGAAATGGAAAGAGAAAGAGCCGGCTATGGAGCTGTATAATAAGGTAAAGGCGGCAGGCTCCGCAACGGTAACGAAAGCCGAACGCAAGGAGAAGACGGAGGAAACTCCGCTTCTGTATGATCTGACGACGCTCCAGAAAGAAGCCAACGCCAAGCACGGCTTCACGGCGGAACAGACGCTTGAAATAGCGCAGAAACTCTACGAGAAGAAACTTATAACCTATCCGAGAACGGGAAACCGCTACATTCCCGAAGACGTGTTCGCTGAAATCCCCAAGCTGCTCGCCTTCATCGGCACGCAGCCCGAATGGAAAGACAAGGTGCGGGCGAAAGCCGCCCCGACACGCCGCAGCGTGGACGGCGGCAAGGTGACGGACCACCATGCCCTGCTCGTCACAGGCGAGAAGCCGCTCTTCCTCTCCAAAGAGGACGGCATCATCTATCAGATGATTGCCGGGCGCATGATCGAGGCATTCTCCGAAAAATGCGTCAAGGATGTTACCAACATCACGGTGGAATGTGCCGGGGTGGAGTTCATCGTGAAAGGCAGCGTCATCAGACAAGCCGGATGGCGTGCCGTCTATGGCGAGGACAAGGAGGAAACCACCATCCCCGGCTGGCAGGAAGGCGACACGCTGACACTGAAAGCCTCTTCCATCACGGAAGGAAAGACCAAGCCCAAGCCGCTGCACACCGAAGCCACCCTGCTCGCGGCAATGGAGACCGCCGGCAAGGAAATCGAGGACGACGCACTGCGTCAGGCTATGAAGGACTGCGGCATCGGCACTCCGGCAACCCGTGCAGCTATCATCGAGACTCTCTTCAAGCGCGGATATATGGAACGCTGCAAGAAATCGCTTGTCCCCACCGAAAAGGGGCTCGCCCTCAATTCCGTCGTCAAGACAATGCGCATCGCCGATGTAGCCATGACGGGCGAATGGGAGAAGGAACTGGCACGCATCGAGCGCGGGGAACTGTCCGCCGACACCTTCCGCAAGGAGATAGAGGCGTACACACGGGAAATCACCTCCGAACTGCTCTCTTGCGACAAGCTCTTCGCACATAAAGACTCCGGCTGCGCGTGTCCCAAGTGCGGCACGGGCAGGATGCGGTTCTACGGCAAGGTGGTGCGCTGCGACAATACGGAGTGCGGACTGCCCGTGTTCCGGCTGAAAGCGGGACGCACCCTGTCCGATGATGAAATCAAGGACCTGCTCACCGACGGGCACACCAAGCTGCTCAAAGGCTTCAAGAGCAAGCAGGGCAAGAGTTTCGATGCCATTGTTGCCTTTGACGGGGAATATAACACGACGTTCGTGTTCCCGGAAAAGAAAAGCAAGGCTTCCTCTCCGAAGAAAAGGAAATAA
- a CDS encoding DUF3945 domain-containing protein — MAKKKDEKDVLVVRDEKTGEISVVAGLNADGTPKRTPAKAENAQSFLQFDRHGDVLDNFFKNFFRQCKEPSRFGFYRIAADQAENLLEVMKQLLKDPEVNKDLLAPHKVDTSGYEKKVQEEQAAQQTVKQEPQKQENMEQQKEQQESPQQTQGKRGYQPIDENKINWQELEDRWGVKRDDLEKSGDLTKMLNYGKSDLVKVKPTFGGESFELDARLSFKKDGEGNVSLVPHFICKEQKLDEYKEHKFSDDDRKNLRETGNLGRVVDIVDRETGEIIPSYVSIDRKTNEITDIPANRVRIPERIGKTEITAQERDMLRAGLPVRDKLIERNDGRKFVTTLQVNVEQRGVEFVPGTGRSPRTAQTQETKGDTSKSQVQGGENAAQAKKEQRRNTWTNEDGSIRPISKWSDVNFSDRQKADYVAGKAVKLENVTDKQGFHATMYIKFNPEKGRPYRYDTNPDNAQQVAPSNESRTQVAVNNEGKTNEATKNLKEPLQKGQTAPKDTRQQQQQEKLRNKNNKGMKM; from the coding sequence ATGGCAAAGAAAAAAGACGAAAAGGACGTGCTGGTGGTCCGTGACGAGAAGACGGGCGAGATCAGCGTGGTAGCCGGGCTGAACGCTGACGGCACACCCAAGCGCACCCCCGCGAAAGCGGAGAACGCGCAGAGTTTTCTGCAATTCGACCGTCACGGCGACGTGCTGGACAACTTCTTCAAGAACTTCTTCCGGCAGTGCAAGGAACCCAGCCGCTTCGGTTTCTACCGCATCGCGGCAGACCAAGCCGAAAATCTCTTGGAGGTGATGAAGCAACTGCTGAAAGACCCCGAAGTGAACAAGGATCTGCTCGCCCCTCACAAGGTGGACACCTCCGGTTATGAGAAGAAGGTGCAGGAAGAACAGGCGGCACAACAGACAGTGAAACAAGAACCTCAAAAACAGGAAAACATGGAACAACAGAAAGAACAGCAGGAAAGCCCGCAACAGACACAGGGCAAACGGGGCTACCAGCCCATCGACGAGAACAAAATCAACTGGCAGGAACTGGAGGACAGATGGGGCGTGAAACGCGACGACCTTGAAAAGTCCGGCGACCTTACGAAGATGCTCAACTACGGCAAGTCCGACTTGGTGAAGGTCAAGCCCACCTTCGGCGGCGAATCATTCGAGCTGGACGCCCGCCTTTCCTTCAAGAAGGACGGCGAGGGGAATGTCAGCCTCGTGCCTCACTTCATCTGCAAGGAGCAGAAACTGGATGAATACAAGGAACACAAATTCTCCGACGATGACCGGAAGAACCTCCGCGAAACGGGTAACCTCGGCAGGGTCGTGGACATCGTGGATAGGGAAACGGGCGAGATCATCCCCTCCTACGTCAGCATCGACCGCAAGACGAATGAGATTACGGACATCCCGGCAAACAGGGTGCGCATCCCGGAGCGCATCGGCAAGACGGAGATCACCGCGCAGGAGCGGGACATGCTCCGCGCCGGACTGCCCGTGCGCGACAAGCTCATCGAGCGCAACGACGGCAGGAAGTTCGTCACCACCCTGCAAGTGAACGTGGAGCAGCGCGGTGTGGAGTTCGTGCCGGGAACCGGCAGGTCGCCCCGTACCGCACAGACACAGGAAACCAAAGGCGACACGTCGAAAAGTCAGGTGCAAGGCGGGGAAAATGCCGCCCAAGCCAAGAAGGAGCAACGCCGCAACACGTGGACGAACGAGGACGGCAGCATCCGCCCCATCAGCAAATGGAGCGACGTGAACTTCTCCGACCGGCAGAAAGCCGACTATGTGGCGGGCAAAGCCGTGAAACTGGAGAACGTGACCGACAAGCAGGGCTTCCATGCCACGATGTATATCAAGTTCAACCCGGAGAAGGGCCGCCCGTACCGCTACGACACGAACCCCGACAACGCCCAGCAGGTTGCCCCGTCCAACGAGAGCCGCACGCAGGTGGCGGTGAACAACGAGGGCAAGACCAACGAGGCGACAAAGAACCTGAAAGAGCCGTTGCAGAAAGGTCAGACCGCCCCGAAGGACACCCGCCAGCAACAGCAGCAGGAGAAGCTGCGGAATAAGAACAACAAAGGCATGAAAATGTAA
- a CDS encoding helix-turn-helix domain-containing protein: MELLTRNIFEGWMQKLMERLDRQDELLLAMKAEGKQPAITESIRLFDNQDLCMLLQISKRTLQRYRSVGALPYKTLGKKTYYSEEDVLTFLSNHIKDFKKEDIAFYKARIHNFFHK; the protein is encoded by the coding sequence ATGGAACTGCTCACACGAAACATCTTCGAGGGCTGGATGCAGAAGCTGATGGAACGGCTCGACCGTCAGGACGAACTGCTGCTGGCGATGAAGGCTGAGGGAAAACAGCCCGCTATCACGGAAAGCATCCGTCTTTTCGACAATCAGGACTTGTGCATGTTGCTCCAGATAAGCAAGCGCACCCTGCAACGCTACCGCAGTGTCGGCGCATTGCCCTACAAGACACTGGGCAAGAAGACCTATTACAGCGAGGAGGACGTGCTGACATTCCTTTCCAACCATATCAAGGACTTCAAAAAGGAAGATATAGCCTTCTACAAGGCGCGTATCCATAATTTCTTTCATAAATAA
- a CDS encoding helix-turn-helix domain-containing protein: MKVITMESSVFRSLTEQIAEIAAYVRTVSGDKKAASPDRLLTTREAAHLLNVSTRTLQRMRSEQRIGYVVLRGKCRYRQSEIDRLLEACAVNEDAATPQELKRNHTLRTGGKPNGRRT; encoded by the coding sequence ATGAAAGTGATAACGATGGAAAGTTCCGTCTTCCGGTCATTGACGGAACAGATAGCGGAGATTGCGGCATACGTCCGTACCGTCTCCGGCGATAAGAAAGCGGCATCGCCCGACAGGTTGCTCACCACACGCGAGGCGGCGCACCTGCTTAACGTGAGTACCCGCACCCTCCAGCGTATGCGCAGCGAGCAACGCATCGGCTATGTCGTGCTTCGCGGCAAATGCCGCTACCGGCAGTCTGAAATTGACCGCCTGCTTGAAGCGTGTGCCGTCAACGAGGACGCGGCGACACCGCAGGAATTGAAACGCAACCACACGCTGCGCACGGGCGGCAAACCAAATGGAAGGAGGACATAA
- a CDS encoding helix-turn-helix domain-containing protein: MNMEIVSIEKKTFEMMVAAFGALSEKVAALRRKSGTGRMERWLTGEEVCGQLRISPRTLQTLRDRRLIGYSQINRRFYYKPEEVKRLIPLVGTLYPRGR, from the coding sequence ATGAATATGGAAATAGTATCTATTGAGAAAAAGACCTTTGAGATGATGGTGGCGGCATTCGGCGCACTTTCGGAAAAGGTCGCAGCCCTGAGGCGCAAAAGCGGCACGGGGCGCATGGAAAGATGGCTCACGGGCGAGGAGGTCTGCGGGCAGTTGAGAATAAGCCCGCGCACGTTGCAGACGCTGCGCGACAGGCGGCTTATCGGCTACTCGCAGATAAACCGCAGGTTCTATTACAAGCCGGAGGAGGTGAAGCGGCTGATACCGCTTGTCGGCACGCTCTATCCGCGCGGCAGATGA
- a CDS encoding helix-turn-helix domain-containing protein, with amino-acid sequence MMNENNDVFTMEDEPIASVVQDMRKGSKWLSAFLESYRPPLDGERYLTDGEVAELLRVSRRTLQEYRNNRVLPFILLGGKVLYPETGLREVLEANYRKPLE; translated from the coding sequence ATGATGAACGAGAACAACGACGTTTTTACGATGGAAGACGAGCCGATAGCCTCTGTGGTGCAGGATATGCGCAAAGGCTCGAAATGGCTGTCCGCCTTTCTGGAAAGTTACCGTCCTCCGCTGGACGGGGAACGTTACCTGACGGACGGCGAGGTGGCGGAACTGCTCCGTGTAAGCCGGCGCACCTTGCAGGAATACCGCAACAACCGCGTGTTGCCCTTTATCCTTTTGGGAGGGAAGGTGCTTTACCCGGAAACGGGGCTGCGCGAGGTACTGGAAGCGAACTACCGCAAGCCGCTGGAGTGA
- a CDS encoding site-specific integrase, with translation MKSTFSVIYYLKRQVVKKDGTVPVMGRITVDGSQTQFSCKLTVDPKLWDTKGGRVTGRSTAALETNRMLDKMRVRINRHYQEIMERDNFVTAEKVKNAFLGLEHRYHTLMQVFRQHNEDYEKQVEAGMKAKGTLEKYRIVYKHLQEFLTIRYHVKDIALKELTPAFISDFEMFLRTDKHCCTNTVWLYVCPLRTMVFIAINNEWLTRDPFREYEIKKEETTRSFLTKDEIRLLMEGKLKNAKQELYRDLYLFCAFTGLSFADMRNLTEENIRTYFDEHEWININRQKTGVVSNIRLLDIANRIIGKYRGLCGDGRIFPVPHYNTCLAGIRAVAKRCGITKHITWHVARHTAATTVFLSNGVPIETVSSMLGHKSIKTTQIYAKITKEKLNQDMENLAARLNSVEEFAGCTI, from the coding sequence ATGAAGAGTACATTTTCAGTCATCTACTACCTCAAGCGTCAGGTAGTGAAAAAGGACGGGACGGTTCCCGTCATGGGACGCATCACGGTGGACGGCAGCCAGACGCAGTTCAGCTGCAAACTGACTGTCGATCCGAAGCTGTGGGACACCAAAGGTGGACGTGTCACGGGCAGAAGCACGGCGGCACTCGAAACGAACCGTATGCTTGACAAGATGCGGGTACGCATCAACAGGCACTATCAGGAAATAATGGAGCGTGACAACTTCGTCACGGCGGAGAAGGTGAAGAACGCCTTTCTCGGACTGGAGCACCGCTACCACACGCTGATGCAGGTGTTCCGCCAGCACAACGAGGACTATGAGAAACAGGTGGAAGCAGGCATGAAAGCCAAGGGTACACTGGAAAAGTACCGTATAGTTTACAAGCACCTGCAAGAGTTCCTCACCATCCGCTACCATGTGAAGGACATAGCCCTGAAAGAGCTTACCCCGGCTTTCATCTCCGACTTCGAGATGTTCCTGCGCACGGACAAGCACTGCTGCACCAATACCGTGTGGCTGTACGTCTGCCCGCTACGGACGATGGTGTTCATCGCCATCAACAACGAGTGGCTGACACGCGACCCGTTCCGCGAGTATGAAATCAAGAAGGAGGAAACGACACGCAGTTTCCTGACCAAAGATGAAATCCGTCTGCTGATGGAGGGGAAACTGAAAAACGCCAAACAGGAGCTGTACCGCGACCTCTACCTGTTCTGCGCCTTCACGGGGCTGTCGTTCGCGGATATGCGCAACCTTACGGAAGAGAATATCCGCACCTATTTCGACGAACACGAGTGGATAAACATCAACCGCCAGAAAACGGGCGTGGTGTCCAACATCCGCCTGCTTGACATCGCCAACCGCATAATCGGCAAATACCGGGGGCTGTGCGGTGATGGCAGGATATTTCCCGTTCCGCATTATAACACGTGCCTTGCCGGTATCCGTGCCGTCGCCAAGCGTTGCGGCATCACCAAGCATATCACGTGGCATGTCGCCCGCCATACGGCAGCCACGACGGTTTTCCTCTCCAACGGCGTACCCATCGAAACGGTCAGTTCCATGCTCGGACACAAGAGCATAAAAACGACGCAGATTTACGCGAAGATAACCAAAGAGAAGCTCAATCAGGACATGGAAAACCTTGCCGCAAGGTTGAACAGTGTCGAGGAATTTGCAGGTTGCACCATCTAA
- a CDS encoding polyprenol monophosphomannose synthase — translation MRKLVIIPTYNEKENISAMIDKVFSLPEPFEMLVIDDGSPDGTAAIVKERRKEFPERLHLMERAGKLGLGTAYLAGFRWGLENGFDYICEMDCDFSHNPDDLVRLYRAAAEGNDVVVGSRYVQGVNVVNWPMSRLLMSYFASMYVRIVTRMPLRDATAGFVCYSRRALETIDLDAVRMKGYGFQIEMKYSAWRLGMRLKEVSIIFVERREGTSKMSGGIFGEAFFGVLKLPFRRIRKRK, via the coding sequence ATGCGCAAACTGGTAATCATTCCGACCTATAACGAAAAAGAGAACATTTCGGCGATGATCGACAAGGTCTTCTCGCTGCCCGAACCCTTCGAGATGCTCGTCATCGACGACGGTTCGCCCGACGGCACGGCCGCGATCGTCAAGGAGCGCCGGAAGGAGTTCCCGGAGAGGCTCCACCTCATGGAACGGGCCGGGAAACTGGGCCTGGGCACGGCCTACCTCGCGGGATTCCGCTGGGGACTGGAGAACGGATTCGACTACATCTGCGAGATGGACTGCGACTTTTCGCACAACCCCGACGATCTGGTGCGCCTCTACCGCGCCGCCGCCGAGGGCAACGACGTGGTGGTCGGTTCGCGCTACGTGCAGGGCGTCAACGTGGTCAACTGGCCCATGTCGCGCCTTCTGATGTCCTACTTCGCCTCGATGTACGTGCGTATCGTCACGCGCATGCCGCTGCGCGACGCCACCGCCGGATTCGTCTGCTACTCGCGCCGGGCGCTGGAGACGATCGACCTCGACGCCGTCCGCATGAAGGGCTACGGGTTCCAGATCGAGATGAAATACTCGGCCTGGCGGCTGGGAATGCGGCTCAAGGAGGTGTCGATCATCTTCGTCGAACGCCGCGAGGGAACGTCGAAGATGTCGGGAGGAATCTTCGGAGAGGCGTTCTTCGGGGTGCTGAAACTCCCCTTCCGCCGTATCCGCAAACGCAAATGA
- a CDS encoding GtrA family protein produces MIEQFFKFCVVGGSGVFVDFGVTYLCKEWLKLNKYVANSLGFLCASTSNYILNRIWTFQNENPDITGQYLRFLGIAAVGLVINNATIYVLHGRFRLNFYLAKLFAIGVVTFWNFFMNYFFTF; encoded by the coding sequence ATGATAGAACAGTTTTTCAAATTCTGCGTCGTCGGCGGCTCGGGCGTCTTCGTCGATTTCGGCGTCACCTATCTCTGCAAGGAGTGGCTGAAGCTGAACAAATATGTGGCCAATTCGCTGGGGTTCCTCTGCGCCTCGACTTCGAACTACATTCTCAACCGCATCTGGACGTTCCAGAACGAAAATCCCGACATCACGGGCCAGTACCTTCGGTTCCTGGGCATCGCGGCTGTCGGGCTGGTGATCAACAACGCCACCATCTACGTCCTGCACGGCCGTTTCCGCCTGAATTTCTACCTGGCGAAACTCTTTGCCATCGGCGTGGTGACGTTCTGGAATTTCTTTATGAATTATTTCTTCACCTTCTGA